The following are encoded in a window of Streptomyces griseiscabiei genomic DNA:
- a CDS encoding heavy metal transporter, whose translation MAAFVVLAAIGAYLTVQYLTGGNGTPRCVVVSGTDDGKSYEFTPEQAANAATISAVGTSRELPERAVTIALATALQESGLRNIAHGDRDSLGLFQQRPSQGWGTEQQIQDPVYSAGEFYEHLVKVADYERLPLTVAAQRVQRSGYPEAYAKHEPDATLLAAALTGRSAATLTCEGRRETTGTGTTYTGGPEAVRGALARDFGDDSFESAGAVVDSEGGAGEGGASAQATPTPSPSASPAAGTVTIPLTDAGDADQVRQRGWELAHWAVANSSRLGVERVTYAGREWVAEGRAGAWRKAVGVAGSVPAAATEVRIVTGQ comes from the coding sequence ATGGCGGCCTTCGTCGTGCTCGCCGCGATCGGGGCGTATCTCACCGTGCAGTACCTGACCGGGGGGAACGGCACACCGCGGTGTGTGGTCGTGTCCGGGACGGACGACGGGAAGTCGTACGAGTTCACACCCGAGCAGGCGGCGAACGCGGCGACGATCTCGGCGGTCGGCACCTCGCGCGAGCTGCCCGAGCGGGCCGTGACGATCGCGCTGGCGACCGCGCTCCAGGAGTCGGGCCTGCGCAACATCGCGCACGGCGACCGGGACTCCCTCGGCCTCTTCCAGCAGCGGCCCTCGCAGGGCTGGGGCACCGAGCAGCAGATCCAGGACCCGGTGTACTCGGCCGGCGAGTTCTACGAGCATCTCGTGAAGGTCGCCGACTACGAGCGGCTGCCGCTGACGGTGGCCGCCCAGCGGGTGCAGCGCAGCGGCTATCCGGAGGCGTACGCCAAGCACGAGCCCGACGCCACCCTGCTCGCCGCCGCGCTGACCGGCCGGTCGGCGGCCACGCTGACGTGCGAGGGGCGCCGGGAGACGACCGGCACCGGCACCACCTACACGGGCGGCCCCGAGGCCGTGCGCGGCGCGCTCGCGCGGGACTTCGGGGACGACTCCTTCGAGTCGGCCGGGGCGGTCGTCGACAGCGAGGGCGGCGCCGGCGAGGGCGGTGCCTCCGCACAGGCCACTCCGACGCCGAGTCCGAGCGCCTCCCCCGCCGCCGGGACCGTCACCATCCCCCTCACCGACGCCGGGGACGCCGACCAGGTCCGGCAGCGCGGCTGGGAGCTGGCGCACTGGGCCGTGGCCAACTCCTCCCGGCTGGGCGTCGAGCGGGTCACCTACGCGGGCCGGGAGTGGGTCGCCGAGGGCCGGGCCGGGGCGTGGCGGAAGGCCGTGGGCGTGGCGGGCTCCGTGCCGGCCGCCGCCACCGAGGTCCGAATCGTCACTGGACAGTAG
- a CDS encoding DUF3117 domain-containing protein codes for MAAMKPRTGDGPLEVTKEGRGIVMRVPLEGGGRLVVELTPDEADALGDALKKVVG; via the coding sequence ATGGCGGCCATGAAGCCGCGGACGGGCGATGGCCCGCTCGAGGTGACCAAGGAGGGGCGGGGCATCGTCATGCGCGTTCCGCTCGAAGGCGGCGGGCGGCTCGTCGTCGAGCTGACCCCTGACGAGGCCGACGCCCTCGGCGACGCCCTCAAGAAGGTCGTCGGCTGA
- the folP gene encoding dihydropteroate synthase, with protein sequence MLRLGKREFGPHEPVIMAIVNRTPDSFYDQGATFRDEPALARVEQAVADGAAIIDIGGVKAGPGEEVTAAEEARRTVGFVAEVRRRFPEVVISVDTWRHEVGEAVCEAGADVLNDAWGGVDPRLAEVAARYRVGLVCTHAGGARPRTRPHRVEYDDVMADVLRVTVGLAERAVALGVPRESVMIDPGHDFGKNTRHSLEATRRLGEMVATGWPVLVSLSNKDFVGESLDKPVKERVVGTLATTAVSAWLGAQVYRVHEVAETRQVVEMVGAIAGWRGPAVARRGLA encoded by the coding sequence ATGCTCAGGCTGGGCAAGCGGGAATTCGGCCCGCACGAGCCGGTGATCATGGCGATCGTGAACCGGACGCCGGACTCCTTCTACGACCAGGGGGCCACCTTCCGGGACGAGCCGGCCCTCGCGCGCGTGGAGCAGGCGGTCGCGGACGGCGCGGCGATCATCGACATCGGCGGGGTGAAGGCCGGACCCGGCGAGGAGGTGACCGCGGCGGAGGAGGCGCGGCGGACCGTGGGGTTCGTCGCGGAGGTGCGGCGGCGGTTCCCCGAGGTGGTCATCAGCGTCGACACCTGGCGGCACGAGGTCGGGGAGGCCGTGTGCGAGGCCGGGGCGGATGTGCTGAACGACGCGTGGGGCGGGGTCGATCCGCGGCTCGCGGAGGTGGCGGCGCGGTATCGGGTGGGGCTGGTGTGCACGCACGCGGGTGGGGCGCGGCCCCGGACCCGGCCGCATCGGGTGGAGTACGACGATGTGATGGCCGATGTGCTGCGGGTGACCGTGGGGCTGGCGGAGCGGGCGGTCGCGCTGGGGGTGCCCCGGGAGTCGGTGATGATCGATCCGGGGCACGACTTCGGGAAGAACACGCGGCACTCTCTGGAGGCGACCCGGCGGTTGGGGGAGATGGTCGCCACCGGGTGGCCGGTGCTGGTGTCGCTGTCCAACAAGGACTTTGTGGGCGAGTCCCTGGACAAGCCGGTGAAGGAGCGGGTGGTGGGGACGCTGGCCACGACCGCGGTCTCCGCCTGGCTGGGCGCCCAGGTGTACCGGGTGCATGAGGTCGCGGAGACCCGGCAGGTGGTGGAGATGGTGGGGGCGATCGCGGGGTGGCGGGGGCCCGCGGTCGCCCGGCGGGGGCTGGCGTAG
- a CDS encoding O-methyltransferase, with protein sequence MQSRPGNPRGHKERVITGNRLTSWAFADAFVAEDDALRWARERAREAGLRSVSPGTGAALRVLAATVDAKAVAEIGTGTGVSGIHLLHGMRPDGVLTTVDPEPEHQQFARQAFRAAGFASNRARFIPGHALDVLPRLADSGYDLVFCDGDRLECLDYLAESLRLLRPGGLVAFEGVFASGRTVDSNPQPTEVIRLRELLRTVRESPELVPSLLPVGDGLLCAVKR encoded by the coding sequence ATACAGTCACGCCCAGGCAACCCACGGGGACATAAGGAGAGGGTCATTACCGGCAACCGGCTGACGAGCTGGGCGTTCGCCGACGCCTTTGTCGCCGAGGACGACGCGCTGCGCTGGGCCCGCGAACGGGCCCGGGAGGCAGGGCTGCGCTCGGTGTCGCCCGGCACGGGCGCCGCGCTGCGGGTGCTCGCCGCCACCGTGGACGCGAAGGCGGTGGCGGAGATCGGGACCGGGACCGGTGTCTCCGGGATCCATCTGCTGCACGGCATGCGGCCGGACGGGGTGCTGACCACGGTGGATCCGGAGCCGGAGCACCAGCAGTTCGCCCGGCAGGCGTTCCGCGCGGCCGGCTTCGCCAGCAACCGCGCGCGCTTCATCCCGGGCCACGCGCTGGACGTGCTGCCCCGGCTCGCGGACTCCGGGTACGACCTGGTCTTCTGCGACGGCGACCGGCTGGAGTGCCTCGACTATCTCGCTGAATCGTTGCGTCTGCTCAGACCCGGTGGGCTGGTCGCCTTCGAGGGTGTCTTCGCCAGTGGCCGCACCGTGGACTCGAACCCGCAGCCGACCGAGGTCATACGTCTGCGGGAGCTGCTGCGCACGGTCCGGGAGAGCCCCGAACTGGTGCCCTCCCTGCTCCCGGTGGGCGACGGCCTGCTGTGCGCGGTCAAGCGCTGA
- a CDS encoding anti-sigma factor family protein — protein sequence MSGSRPTPAEQHLGDRLSALVDGELGHEARDRVLAHLATCAKCKTEADEQRRLKNVFAEVAPPPPSESFLARLQMLPAGGDGGSPLPGGFGGRLGGTAGGPGLPVDPSDSRDFADFGVFGPGGDSFGYIPSGPHGGALTPSEGRGPLGGRGASGGRGFLGDRGFLGGRGFLGDRGVLGDRGFLGGGRGLSGSGDADGREDREERAADDSADRRVTGDRGFRIHDVSRQEAERSASRGMRFAFVAAGAVSLAAIALGGVTNGMPVETADARGGTGSGSNVTPLRTQASGTVPQPEAQRRRGAVVPLLGQGQHSLREVPVAPTEISAPLLPGVPAPAGQDRREIHPLTAPASAGATVMSPLIRPLTAAPLLRLTDWSPAPELTGPGLLTAPDTTSSPTPTSPVLR from the coding sequence GTGAGTGGATCCCGTCCCACACCTGCCGAGCAGCACCTGGGAGACCGTCTCTCCGCCCTGGTCGACGGAGAGCTCGGTCATGAGGCGCGCGACCGCGTCCTGGCACATCTCGCCACCTGCGCGAAGTGCAAGACGGAGGCGGACGAACAGCGCCGTCTGAAGAACGTCTTCGCGGAGGTCGCCCCGCCACCTCCCTCCGAGAGCTTCCTGGCCCGGCTCCAGATGCTCCCGGCGGGCGGCGACGGCGGTTCGCCGCTGCCCGGCGGCTTCGGCGGAAGACTCGGGGGCACGGCCGGCGGGCCGGGACTGCCCGTGGACCCGTCCGACTCCCGGGACTTCGCCGACTTCGGTGTCTTCGGACCCGGTGGCGACTCCTTCGGATACATCCCGTCGGGACCACACGGCGGCGCGCTGACGCCGTCGGAGGGCCGCGGGCCGCTCGGCGGCCGAGGAGCCTCCGGCGGCCGTGGGTTCCTCGGTGACCGGGGCTTCCTGGGCGGACGAGGATTCCTCGGCGACCGCGGAGTGCTGGGCGACCGCGGCTTCCTGGGCGGCGGACGCGGCCTCTCCGGCTCCGGGGACGCCGACGGCCGCGAGGACCGCGAGGAGAGAGCCGCCGACGACAGCGCGGACCGCCGGGTCACCGGCGACCGTGGCTTTCGGATCCATGACGTGAGCCGGCAGGAGGCCGAGCGCTCCGCCTCACGCGGCATGCGGTTCGCCTTCGTGGCGGCCGGCGCCGTCTCGCTGGCCGCGATCGCCCTGGGCGGTGTGACCAACGGGATGCCCGTCGAGACGGCGGACGCCCGTGGCGGCACCGGCTCCGGCAGCAATGTCACCCCGCTGCGGACCCAGGCCTCGGGCACGGTTCCGCAGCCCGAGGCCCAGCGCCGCCGGGGAGCCGTGGTGCCGCTGCTCGGACAGGGCCAGCACTCCCTGCGCGAGGTGCCCGTCGCTCCGACGGAGATCTCCGCGCCCCTGCTGCCCGGGGTCCCCGCCCCGGCCGGGCAGGACCGCCGGGAGATCCACCCGCTGACCGCGCCCGCGTCGGCCGGCGCCACCGTGATGTCCCCGCTCATACGTCCGCTCACCGCCGCGCCTCTGCTGCGGCTGACCGACTGGTCCCCGGCCCCCGAGCTGACCGGACCGGGTCTGCTGACGGCTCCCGACACCACCTCGTCTCCCACACCCACCTCGCCCGTCCTCCGCTGA
- the dapE gene encoding succinyl-diaminopimelate desuccinylase, which yields MAETPIDLTLDAARLTAQLVDFPSESGTEKPLADAIETALRALPHLTVDRYGNNIVARTHLGRAERVVLAGHIDTVPIADNVPSRLDEDGVLWGCGTCDMKSGVAVQLRVAATVPAPNRDLTFVFYDNEEVAADLNGLKHVSEAHPEWLEGDFAVLLEPTDGEVEGGCQGTLRVLLTTKGERAHSARGWMGSNAIHAAAPILARLASYEPRYPVIDGLEYREGLNAVGVRGGVAGNVIPDECVVTVNFRYAPDRSEEEAIAHVREVFEDCGVDGFTVDDHSPGALPGLSHPAAAAFIEAVGGTARPKYGWTDVSRFSALGVPAVNYGPGNPHLAHRRDERVETAKILAGEERLRSWLTA from the coding sequence ATGGCCGAGACCCCCATTGACCTCACGCTGGACGCCGCACGGCTGACCGCGCAGCTCGTCGACTTCCCGTCCGAGAGCGGCACCGAGAAGCCCCTCGCGGACGCCATCGAGACCGCCCTGCGCGCCCTGCCGCACCTCACGGTCGACCGGTACGGCAACAACATCGTGGCCCGCACCCACCTGGGCCGGGCCGAGCGCGTGGTCCTGGCCGGCCACATCGACACCGTGCCCATCGCCGACAACGTCCCCTCCCGCCTCGACGAGGACGGCGTCCTGTGGGGCTGCGGCACCTGCGACATGAAGTCCGGCGTCGCGGTCCAGCTGCGCGTCGCGGCCACGGTCCCGGCCCCCAACCGCGACCTGACGTTCGTCTTCTACGACAACGAGGAGGTCGCCGCCGACCTCAACGGCCTCAAGCATGTCTCCGAGGCCCACCCCGAGTGGCTGGAGGGCGACTTCGCGGTCCTCCTGGAGCCCACCGACGGCGAGGTCGAGGGCGGCTGCCAGGGCACCCTGCGGGTCCTGCTGACCACCAAGGGCGAGCGCGCCCACTCCGCCCGCGGCTGGATGGGCTCCAACGCCATCCACGCGGCGGCCCCCATCCTGGCCCGGCTGGCCTCGTACGAGCCCCGTTACCCGGTGATCGACGGCCTGGAGTACCGCGAGGGCCTCAACGCGGTCGGCGTCCGGGGCGGCGTGGCGGGCAACGTCATCCCGGACGAGTGCGTGGTGACGGTCAACTTCCGCTACGCGCCCGACCGCAGCGAGGAGGAGGCGATCGCCCATGTCCGCGAGGTCTTCGAGGACTGCGGTGTGGACGGGTTCACGGTCGACGACCACAGCCCCGGCGCGCTGCCCGGTCTGTCCCACCCGGCCGCCGCGGCCTTCATCGAGGCGGTCGGCGGCACGGCCCGGCCCAAGTACGGCTGGACGGACGTCTCCCGCTTCAGCGCCCTGGGCGTCCCGGCCGTCAACTACGGCCCCGGCAACCCGCACTTGGCGCACCGGCGCGACGAGCGGGTGGAGACGGCGAAGATCCTGGCCGGCGAGGAACGCCTGAGGTCCTGGCTGACGGCGTGA
- a CDS encoding ATP-binding protein, with translation MSLPLTRRIARAALLTAAGAASVVGAAGSASAAPELPATANLGGLSAVDGANAGNTVDGATQNVTGVASDAGGKAAKQTLPTVSKTGGKAVKTTTPVAQKAAGETAGSAGTVLGDTTKTATKGGLPTGQLPAKSPLG, from the coding sequence ATGTCCCTCCCCCTGACCCGCCGGATCGCCCGTGCCGCGCTGCTGACCGCAGCGGGAGCGGCCTCCGTGGTCGGTGCGGCCGGCTCCGCGAGTGCGGCGCCCGAACTCCCGGCCACCGCGAACCTCGGCGGCCTGTCCGCCGTGGACGGGGCGAACGCCGGTAACACCGTGGACGGCGCGACGCAGAACGTCACCGGGGTCGCGAGCGACGCCGGCGGCAAGGCGGCCAAGCAGACCCTGCCGACCGTGAGCAAGACCGGCGGGAAGGCCGTCAAGACGACGACGCCCGTCGCGCAGAAGGCCGCCGGCGAGACCGCCGGGTCCGCCGGCACCGTGCTGGGTGACACCACCAAGACGGCGACGAAGGGCGGGCTGCCGACGGGCCAGCTGCCGGCCAAGAGCCCGCTCGGCTGA
- a CDS encoding DivIVA domain-containing protein gives MFMFLFLVVALAVVVAAVTLAVVGGGDNAVLPEAEGERLQDPLPADRPVNRADVEALRFPVAVRGYRMVDVDDALGRLSAEIAERDARIADLESALAGARTASAITLDKPEEGDHR, from the coding sequence ATGTTCATGTTCTTGTTCCTGGTCGTCGCGCTCGCCGTCGTGGTCGCCGCGGTGACGCTCGCCGTCGTCGGCGGCGGCGACAACGCGGTGCTGCCGGAGGCCGAGGGCGAGCGGCTCCAGGACCCGCTCCCGGCGGACCGCCCGGTGAACCGCGCGGACGTCGAGGCGCTCCGCTTCCCGGTCGCCGTCCGCGGCTACCGCATGGTGGACGTGGACGACGCCCTCGGCCGCCTCAGCGCCGAGATCGCCGAGCGGGACGCCCGGATCGCCGACCTGGAGTCCGCGCTCGCGGGCGCCCGGACGGCTTCCGCGATCACGCTGGACAAGCCGGAGGAGGGCGACCACCGATGA
- the sigE gene encoding RNA polymerase sigma factor SigE — protein MLRRFLGSAGRPKSVNDTADHSHAAVAQTATFTTDAHAQAWTPPTWEEIVSTHSGRVYRLAYRLTGNQHDAEDLTQEVFVRVFRSLSTYTPGTFEGWLHRITTNLFLDMVRRKQRIRFDALGDDAAERLPSREPTPQQIFNDAHFDADVQQALDTLAPEFRAAVVLCDIEGLSYEEIAATLGVKLGTVRSRIHRGRSQLRKALAHRSPEARAEQRRGFTVPRVPVLGGGGATA, from the coding sequence GTGCTACGGCGCTTTCTCGGATCGGCGGGCAGGCCGAAATCCGTGAACGACACCGCTGACCACAGCCACGCCGCCGTCGCACAGACCGCGACCTTCACCACGGACGCGCACGCACAGGCGTGGACTCCGCCCACCTGGGAGGAGATCGTCAGCACCCACAGCGGCCGCGTCTACCGGCTCGCCTACCGTCTGACCGGCAACCAGCACGACGCCGAGGACCTCACCCAGGAGGTCTTCGTCCGCGTCTTCCGCTCCCTGTCGACCTACACGCCCGGCACCTTCGAGGGCTGGCTGCACCGCATCACCACCAACCTCTTCCTGGACATGGTCCGGCGCAAGCAGCGCATCCGCTTCGACGCCCTCGGGGACGACGCGGCCGAGCGCCTGCCCAGCCGCGAGCCCACCCCGCAGCAGATCTTCAACGACGCGCACTTCGACGCCGACGTCCAGCAGGCCCTCGACACCCTGGCGCCCGAGTTCCGCGCCGCCGTCGTCCTCTGCGACATCGAGGGACTGTCGTACGAGGAGATCGCCGCGACCCTGGGCGTCAAGCTCGGCACGGTCCGCTCCCGGATCCACCGCGGCCGCTCCCAGCTCCGCAAGGCCCTCGCGCACCGCTCCCCGGAGGCCCGGGCCGAGCAGCGCCGCGGGTTCACGGTGCCGCGGGTGCCCGTGCTGGGAGGAGGGGGCGCGACCGCGTGA
- the chcB gene encoding 2-cyclohexenylcarbonyl CoA isomerase, whose translation MADTVLYEVHDGLATITLNRPEAMNALNIAAKVALREAVEAAAGDDAVRAVLLTAAGDRAFCVGQDLKEHIGLLVEGSGQVMSTVKEHYNPVVKALTGMAKPVVAGVNGVAAGAGLGFALAADYRVVAETASFNTSFAGVALTADSGVSWTLPRVIGPGRAADLLLFPRSIKAQEAYELGIANRIVPADSLHTAAEEVARMLAGGPTVAYAAIKEAVAYGFSHSLAETLEKEDELQTRAGASEDHRIAVRAFVDKEEPRYLGR comes from the coding sequence ATGGCCGACACCGTGCTCTACGAGGTGCACGACGGACTCGCGACGATCACGCTGAACCGCCCCGAGGCGATGAACGCGCTGAACATCGCGGCGAAGGTGGCCCTGCGGGAGGCCGTGGAGGCCGCCGCCGGGGACGACGCCGTACGGGCGGTGCTGCTGACGGCGGCCGGGGACCGGGCGTTCTGTGTGGGGCAGGACCTGAAGGAGCACATCGGGCTGCTGGTCGAGGGCTCCGGGCAGGTCATGAGCACGGTCAAGGAGCACTACAACCCGGTGGTGAAGGCGCTCACCGGGATGGCGAAGCCCGTGGTGGCCGGGGTGAACGGCGTCGCCGCCGGTGCCGGTCTCGGGTTCGCGCTCGCGGCGGACTACCGGGTGGTCGCCGAGACCGCGTCCTTCAACACCTCCTTCGCCGGGGTCGCGCTCACCGCGGACTCCGGGGTGTCCTGGACCCTGCCGCGGGTGATCGGCCCCGGCCGGGCCGCCGATCTGCTGCTGTTCCCGCGCAGCATCAAGGCCCAGGAGGCGTACGAGCTGGGCATCGCGAACCGGATCGTCCCGGCGGACTCGCTGCACACCGCCGCCGAGGAGGTGGCGCGGATGCTGGCCGGGGGGCCGACGGTGGCGTACGCGGCGATCAAGGAGGCGGTGGCGTACGGGTTCTCCCACTCACTGGCCGAGACGCTGGAGAAGGAGGACGAGCTGCAGACCCGGGCGGGGGCGTCGGAGGACCACCGGATCGCCGTGCGGGCGTTCGTCGACAAGGAGGAGCCCAGGTATCTGGGTCGCTGA
- a CDS encoding LOG family protein, with translation MATGNPEGKKQPPDEQRLGPVLRRRGQVQASTTDQRLLDAGGPSDWVHTDPWRVLRIQSEFIEGFGTLAELPPAISVFGSARTPAGSPEYEAGVRLGRGLVEAGFAVITGGGPGAMEAANKGALEAGGTSVGLGIELPFEQGLNPYVDIGLNFRYFFVRKMMFVKYAQGFVVLPGGLGTLDELFEALTLVQTQKVTRFPIVLFGESYWSGLVDWLTHTLIAQGKAAEKDLSLFHVTDDIDEAVALVSKEAGR, from the coding sequence ATGGCGACCGGCAACCCCGAGGGCAAGAAGCAGCCACCGGACGAGCAGCGGCTGGGGCCGGTGCTGCGCAGACGCGGCCAGGTCCAGGCGAGCACCACGGACCAGCGGCTGCTGGACGCCGGAGGCCCCTCCGACTGGGTCCACACCGACCCCTGGCGGGTCCTGCGCATCCAGTCGGAGTTCATCGAAGGCTTCGGCACCCTCGCCGAACTCCCGCCCGCGATCAGCGTCTTCGGCTCCGCCCGCACCCCGGCCGGCTCACCGGAGTACGAGGCGGGCGTCCGGCTCGGCCGCGGGCTGGTGGAGGCCGGTTTCGCCGTCATCACGGGCGGCGGTCCCGGTGCGATGGAGGCGGCCAACAAGGGCGCCCTGGAGGCGGGCGGCACCTCCGTCGGCCTCGGCATCGAGCTGCCCTTCGAACAGGGCCTCAACCCGTACGTCGACATCGGCCTCAACTTCCGCTACTTCTTCGTCCGGAAGATGATGTTCGTCAAGTACGCCCAGGGGTTCGTGGTCCTCCCCGGCGGCCTCGGCACCCTCGACGAGCTCTTCGAGGCCCTCACCCTCGTCCAGACCCAGAAGGTGACCCGCTTCCCCATCGTCCTCTTCGGCGAGTCCTACTGGAGCGGCCTCGTCGACTGGCTCACCCACACCCTCATCGCCCAGGGGAAGGCCGCCGAGAAGGACCTCTCCCTGTTCCACGTCACGGACGACATCGACGAGGCGGTGGCCCTGGTCTCGAAGGAGGCGGGCAGGTAG
- a CDS encoding DNA-3-methyladenine glycosylase I, with amino-acid sequence MSDGTALAGADGALRCPWALSTEDYVAYHDEEWGRPVHGDDALYERLCLEAFQSGLSWITILRRREGFRSAFADFKIASVADFTAADQERLLGDPGIIRNRAKIEATIANARELSTWAPGELDELIWSHAPDPATRPAPATLADVPAVTPESTALSKSLKKRGIRFVGPTTAYALMQACGLVNDHLEACVARSAP; translated from the coding sequence ATGAGCGACGGCACCGCCCTGGCCGGCGCCGACGGCGCGCTGCGCTGCCCCTGGGCCCTGTCCACCGAGGACTACGTGGCGTACCACGACGAGGAGTGGGGCCGCCCGGTGCACGGCGACGACGCCCTGTACGAGCGGCTCTGCCTGGAGGCCTTCCAGTCCGGCCTCTCCTGGATCACCATCCTGCGCCGCCGCGAGGGCTTCCGCTCCGCCTTCGCCGACTTCAAGATCGCCTCGGTCGCCGACTTCACGGCGGCCGACCAGGAGCGCCTGCTCGGCGACCCCGGCATCATCCGCAACCGCGCCAAGATCGAGGCGACGATCGCCAACGCCCGCGAGCTGTCCACCTGGGCCCCCGGCGAGCTGGACGAGCTGATCTGGTCCCACGCCCCGGACCCGGCGACCCGCCCGGCCCCCGCCACCCTCGCGGACGTCCCGGCCGTCACCCCCGAGTCCACGGCCCTCTCCAAGTCCCTCAAGAAGCGAGGCATCCGCTTCGTCGGCCCCACGACGGCGTACGCCCTGATGCAGGCGTGCGGCCTGGTGAACGACCACTTGGAGGCATGCGTGGCCAGGAGCGCCCCTTAG